A genomic region of Miscanthus floridulus cultivar M001 chromosome 3, ASM1932011v1, whole genome shotgun sequence contains the following coding sequences:
- the LOC136543146 gene encoding uncharacterized protein yields the protein MHRLTAEDDDLCMFEVLALVLENNALPCPVGHISIGNIDDEHWANATSTTLLHQLRDMWKSPRGIVIRIEALALVAIAFSFFFVCFGSWRRWSNRWIVQKGVLAANVLSLSLGTYSIGLMQSSSVKSEMYPIWAVSMLTLLGCVDSSTAYGLDYPSQLSKMLSQLCLYCGYVMLISMSSISNRIGYIAIGVLSAITFIKGFHRSLALVLPSKLRNTIRMIAHHMEKEVLRMHHGHKDFGNMLISDSYYSPKELTGYRYVVYWRETDIFIPAVTIDEIWRCNRGPLRMSVHSWKDVCLSLSLSHLLQRRFFGLKCAESELPMTRDFVFEGLLLKENDHERAFKVIEMELAFLYDVFFTSNAFLYYYESKVASIWACASVVGICFVGVAAIIPRTRLLRTYGDTTVVVGTTTTDLVFTVFILVTLASLQASQLLRCWTSNWARVALVCDYIMNEEEASGWMRWRAFMLRRINKWFDRHLWQNKLGQYLVIESASTSECNFFIRALKSCLYQIYSLTFVMLGLQYVEQVFREMWGVQTGDAVALHADVKASIIGFVRNHRREVETGSFSFRQAQSSTGNGIPWIEHCRGRDIVEVILRWHVATCYCELEHKRSHHSDVEENHHLLPAQQVYTKSMHDEIAPAAGLVMQGANDKLEAMKTIWSELCRDAKNNRETMEMVLYGTSEDWEEALIRLRQSDRKKQQGFFNRSAGEDVESVSSRGGITWRKAAELFRKFGGSHDGFRIFWQGLELVNLLQSNPNHWKVLEDFWVQALLYAAPSNNVEEHMEHLAKGGEFITHLWALMSCAGILKHEWRMTPLQPTEV from the exons GTGGGCCACATCAGCATTGGCAATATAGATGATGAGCACTGGGCAAATGCAACATCAACAACTTTGTTGCATCAGCTGAGAGATATGTGGAAGAGCCCTAGGGGGATTGTGATCCGTATCGAGGCATTGGCGTTGGTGGCCAttgccttctccttcttctttgtttgCTTTGGGTCTTGGCGTCGCTGGTCCAACCGCTGGATCGTCCAGAAAGGAGTCTTAGCTGCAAATGTATTATCTCTATCCCTGGGGACATATAGCATTGGCCTAATGCAATCTTCATCTGTGAAGAGCGAGATGTACCCCATATGGGCTGTGTCCATGCTTACCCTCCTTGGTTGCGTGGACTCAAGCACAGCTTATGGTCTTGACTACCCGAGCCAGCTCTCGAAGATGCTATCTCAGCTTTGCCTCTACTGCGGGTATGTGATGCTAATTAGTATGTCATCCATCTCCAACAGGATTGGCTACATAGCCATTGGTGTGCTGTCTGCCATCACTTTCATCAAGGGCTTCCATAGGTCCCTAGCGCTTGTGCTGCCAAGCAAGCTGAGGAATACGATCCGAATGATTGCACATCACATGGAAAAGGAGGTTTTAAGAATGCACCATGGCCACAAGGACTTTGGCAACATGTTAATAAGTGACAGTTATTATAGCCCAAAGGAGCTTACAGGGTACCGCTACGTGGTCTATTGGAGGGAAACAGATATATTCATCCCAGCTGTCACGATAGATGAGATATGGCGATGCAACAGAGGACCATTGAGAATGTCTGTCCACTCTTGGAAGGATGTGTGCCTCTCCCTCTCATTGTCTCATCTTTTGCAACGGCGTTTCTTTGGGTTGAAGTGTGCCGAGTCAGAGCTCCCAATGACCCGTGACTTTGTGTTTGAAGGGCTTCTTCTGAAAGAGAATGACCATGAGAGGGCCTTCAAGGTGATCGAGATGGAGTTGGCCTTTCTCTACGACGTCTTCTTCACCAGTAATGCATTCCTTTACTATTATGAATCTAAAGTTGCATCTATCTGGGCATGCGCTTCGGTCGTCGGGATATGTTTTGTTGGAGTAGCCGCTATCATACCTCGGACAAGGTTACTCCGTACTTATGGTGACACCACCGTTGTTGTGGGCACCACAACGACAGATCTTGTGTTCACTGTGTTCATATTGGTGACCCTGGCTTCACTGCAAGCATCGCAGCTGTTACGGTGCTGGACGTCAAATTGGGCCAGGGTCGCCCTGGTCTGTGATTACATCATGAACGAAGAGGAAGCAAGCGGTTGGATGAGATGGAGAGCCTTTATGCTGCGTAGGATTAACAAATGGTTTGACAGGCACCTGTGGCAGAATAAACTCGGGCAATATTTAGTAATTGAATCAGCCAGTACGAGCGAGTGCAATTTCTTCATCAGGGCTCTGAAGTCCTGTCTTTACCAAATATATTCCCTTACTTTTGTGATGCTTGGACTGCAGTATGTTGAGCAAGTGTTCCGGGAGATGTGGGGCGTCCAGACAGGGGATGCCGTTGCGCTGCACGCTGATGTGAAAGCTTCCATCATCGGATTTGTTAGAAACCACAGACGCGAGGTAGAGACCGGGTCCTTCTCGTTTCGTCAAGCTCAGAGTAGCACAGGTAACGGCATTCCATGGATCGAACACTGCCGTGGCCGTGACATTGTGGAAGTTATCTTGAGATGGCACGTCGCGACGTGTTACTGTGAACTGGAGCACAAGAGGAGCCATCATTCTGATGTGGAGGAGAATCATCAT CTACTCCCTGCACAGCAGGTATATACTAAATCCATGCATGATGAGATCGCGCCGGCGGCAGGGTTAGTTATGCAAGGGGCGAATGACAAGCTAGAGGCAATGAAGACCATCTGGTCTGAGTTATGTCGAGATGCAAAGAATAATAGAGAGACGATGGAGATGGTTTTGTATGGGACGAGCGAAGACTGGGAGGAGGCATTGATTCGGTTAAGGCAAAGTGATAGGAAGAAGCAGCAGGGTTTTTTCAATCGCTCAGCAGGTGAAGATGTAGAATCGGTCAGTTCAAGAGGTGGAATAACATGGAGGAAAGCAGCAGAGTTGTTCAGAAAATTTGGAGGATCACATGATGGGTTCCGCATCTTCTGGCAGGGTTTAGAGCTGGTGAATCTGCTCCAATCGAATCCGAACCATTGGAAGGTGCTGGAAGATTTCTGGGTGCAGGCTTTGCTCTATGCCGCCCCATCCAACAATGTGGAGGAGCACATGGAGCACCTCGCCAAGGGTGGTGAGTTCATCACCCATCTCTGGGCTTTGATGTCTTGCGCTGGCATCCTAAAGCACGAATGGAGGATGACGCCGCTACAGCCTACAGAGGTGTGA